A stretch of the Planktothricoides raciborskii GIHE-MW2 genome encodes the following:
- a CDS encoding putative toxin-antitoxin system toxin component, PIN family: MRVVLDTNTVISGLFWRGKPFQILELMRSGTITVYTSEAILEELLDVLKRPKFSKRLAILNVSPQQVVNRFIEWVEVVEVGEVKKIVISDPDDDQIIACARSVNADFIISGDADILDIKEKVTIPIVTSGEFLDILAV; the protein is encoded by the coding sequence ATGCGAGTCGTTTTAGATACGAATACAGTGATTTCTGGTCTTTTTTGGCGAGGAAAGCCTTTTCAGATTTTGGAATTAATGCGATCGGGAACAATTACCGTTTACACTTCTGAAGCGATACTAGAGGAGTTGTTAGATGTTTTAAAGCGTCCTAAGTTTTCCAAGAGATTAGCTATATTAAATGTGAGTCCGCAACAAGTGGTTAATCGTTTTATTGAATGGGTGGAAGTGGTGGAGGTTGGAGAAGTTAAAAAAATTGTGATTTCAGACCCAGACGATGACCAAATTATTGCTTGTGCCAGGTCAGTCAATGCTGATTTTATTATTTCAGGAGATGCGGATATCCTGGACATTAAAGAAAAAGTTACGATTCCTATTGTAACTTCTGGTGAGTTTCTGGATATTTTAGCAGTTTGA
- a CDS encoding Uma2 family endonuclease, whose amino-acid sequence MTQAVERVTEVAIEQPQEQVQQSTEHLLTFQEYLAYEGEPDVLYELFRGKLIPMPAPTLYHAKICEFLVYKLQRYFADQNLALVAKTTVGVRTEENSSRIPDAIVCQESLWEQISDRPGAGVLDFAEKPILVVEIVSSNRRDDYIIKRNEYEAAEISEYWIVDPQKKRVRVFATTQEEGYSGVDFSEDSSIVSGQFDQLDLSVQELLNPPVVEQLIKQEQAKIKTLEQEAETERQRAETEHQRAETERQRAETECQRADNERQRAEKLAQRLREMGINPEEID is encoded by the coding sequence ATGACTCAAGCTGTCGAAAGAGTAACCGAGGTAGCGATCGAGCAACCTCAAGAACAAGTACAGCAGTCAACCGAACATCTCTTAACCTTCCAAGAATACCTCGCGTATGAGGGAGAACCGGATGTTCTCTATGAATTATTCAGGGGGAAACTCATACCGATGCCAGCACCAACTTTATATCACGCGAAAATTTGCGAATTTTTAGTTTACAAATTACAGCGCTACTTTGCCGACCAAAATTTAGCTTTGGTAGCCAAAACTACTGTGGGCGTAAGAACCGAGGAAAATTCATCCCGAATTCCTGATGCGATTGTTTGCCAGGAAAGTCTTTGGGAGCAAATTAGCGATCGTCCCGGTGCTGGGGTATTAGATTTTGCGGAAAAGCCGATTTTAGTGGTAGAAATTGTCAGCAGTAATCGCCGGGATGATTATATCATTAAACGTAACGAATACGAGGCAGCAGAAATTTCCGAATATTGGATTGTAGACCCCCAAAAAAAACGAGTGAGAGTGTTTGCCACTACTCAGGAAGAAGGATATAGTGGGGTTGATTTCAGCGAAGATAGTTCCATAGTTTCCGGTCAGTTTGACCAGCTTGATTTATCGGTGCAAGAATTGCTTAATCCGCCGGTGGTGGAGCAATTAATTAAGCAGGAACAAGCGAAAATCAAAACTCTGGAACAAGAAGCTGAAACGGAACGCCAACGGGCGGAAACCGAACACCAACGGGCGGAAACCGAACGCCAACGGGCGGAAACTGAATGCCAACGGGCGGACAATGAACGCCAACGGGCGGAAAAATTAGCCCAGCGGTTACGAGAAATGGGAATCAATCCAGAGGAAATCGATTAA
- a CDS encoding Uma2 family endonuclease, which translates to MTQAVERVTEVAIQQPQAQVQGSTEHLLTFQEYLAYEGEPDVLYELFRGKLIPMPAQSHLHTNICKFLIYKLQRYFAEKNLNLVANSLGTGVRTAENSSRIPDVVVCSQSVWAEVISRPGAGVLDFAEKPILVVEIVSSNRRDDYVSKRYEYEMAEIPEYWIVDPQKKRVRVLANATNEEGYSWVDFSEDSSIVSEQFDQLNLSVQQLLNPPVVEQLIKEEQAKIKTLEQEAETERQRADNERQRAEKLAQRLREMGINPEEID; encoded by the coding sequence ATGACTCAAGCTGTCGAAAGAGTAACCGAGGTAGCGATTCAGCAACCTCAAGCACAAGTACAGGGGTCAACCGAACATCTCTTAACCTTCCAAGAATACCTCGCGTATGAGGGAGAACCGGATGTTCTTTATGAATTATTCAGGGGGAAACTCATACCGATGCCCGCACAAAGTCACTTACATACCAATATTTGCAAATTTCTGATTTACAAGTTACAGCGCTACTTTGCTGAGAAAAACTTGAATTTAGTGGCCAACTCTTTAGGGACGGGGGTCCGCACCGCCGAAAATTCATCGCGAATTCCTGATGTAGTAGTTTGTAGCCAAAGTGTTTGGGCAGAAGTGATTTCGCGTCCGGGCGCTGGGGTTTTAGATTTTGCGGAAAAGCCGATTTTAGTGGTAGAAATTGTCAGCAGTAATCGCCGGGATGATTATGTGAGTAAACGTTATGAATATGAAATGGCAGAAATTCCCGAATATTGGATCGTAGACCCCCAAAAGAAACGAGTGAGAGTGTTGGCTAATGCAACCAATGAAGAAGGATATAGCTGGGTTGATTTTAGCGAAGATAGTTCCATAGTTTCGGAGCAGTTTGACCAGCTTAATTTATCGGTGCAACAATTGCTGAATCCGCCAGTTGTTGAGCAATTAATTAAGGAGGAACAAGCGAAAATCAAAACTCTGGAACAAGAAGCTGAAACGGAACGCCAACGGGCGGACAATGAACGCCAACGGGCGGAAAAATTAGCCCAGCGGTTACGAGAAATGGGAATCAATCCAGAGGAAATCGATTAA
- a CDS encoding S-layer homology domain-containing protein, which produces MPTLYVNSSTGNDANNGSQVAPFKTITQAVKKASAGDIVQLASGSYTETSGEKFPLTIPDQVTLLGNESTKGSGIAIAGGGQYISPVMASQSVTILLVNGAHLRGVTVTNKSTRGTAVWIENGAPKISNCSLIDSNREGVFVAGSAKPIVEKSVFRNNTGNGISLIGNAKGEIRENVLEKTGYGINLSDQSAPLIVGNRMAENRTGVILQGESRPVLRQNTIEKNTDVGMIAIAKAKPDLGTSSDPGNNIFSNNGSYDLESISSEIIISVGNNLQPTRVKGQVEFQTAAVPLPEPAPTPTPTPTPTPAPTPTPTPTPAPTPTPTPTPTPTPTPTPTPTPTPSGLTDIANHWAGAFIQGMVQKSMITGFPDGTFKPDEGLTRAQYAAILAKAFNRSLIREATNFRDVAATFWAKDAIAKANRMGFLSGFPDGTFRPNDKLTRVQALVALINGLGLVGGNLNNLGYYRDRAQIPSYATDEIATATEKQIVVNYPNLTQLNPMREITRAEVAAIVYQALVSQGQASAINSSYIVKTTSILPSLFSDVRGHWAEPFIMGLYNKGLINGLPDGTFNPDGLMTRVNYAALIAKAINPPEKRAGVNFPDVPPDFWGYAAIQKAYKAGFLSGFPDYSFRPNQNIQRVQVLLSLVNGLGLSGGDASALNKYTDKNSIPNYAQGIVATATVKSLVVNYPNKTELNPNRDATRAEVAAMVCQALVNSGILTAVNSNYIVSA; this is translated from the coding sequence ATGCCCACACTCTACGTTAATTCATCCACAGGCAACGATGCTAATAATGGTAGCCAAGTAGCACCTTTCAAAACGATCACCCAGGCGGTGAAAAAAGCGTCAGCCGGTGATATCGTGCAACTGGCCTCCGGCAGCTATACGGAGACAAGCGGCGAAAAGTTTCCCCTGACCATTCCCGATCAGGTGACATTATTGGGCAATGAATCCACGAAAGGGAGTGGAATTGCGATCGCTGGTGGGGGACAATATATTAGTCCGGTGATGGCCAGTCAAAGTGTAACGATTTTGTTGGTCAATGGGGCGCATTTGCGAGGAGTTACCGTGACGAATAAATCAACTCGCGGGACAGCAGTTTGGATTGAAAATGGCGCACCGAAAATTAGCAACTGTAGCTTGATTGACTCTAACCGGGAAGGGGTGTTTGTCGCTGGCAGCGCCAAGCCAATTGTGGAAAAAAGCGTATTTAGAAATAACACCGGCAATGGGATTTCTTTGATTGGTAATGCCAAAGGAGAAATCCGCGAGAATGTCTTGGAAAAAACCGGGTATGGGATTAATCTGTCCGATCAATCTGCCCCGCTAATCGTCGGCAACCGGATGGCAGAAAATCGCACGGGGGTGATTCTTCAAGGTGAATCTCGTCCGGTGTTGCGGCAAAATACGATTGAAAAAAATACTGATGTGGGGATGATTGCGATCGCTAAGGCAAAACCGGATCTGGGGACTAGCAGCGATCCGGGAAACAATATTTTTAGTAATAATGGCAGCTACGATCTGGAAAGTATCAGTTCGGAAATTATTATTTCTGTCGGCAATAATTTGCAGCCAACACGGGTCAAAGGTCAAGTGGAATTTCAGACTGCTGCGGTGCCATTGCCAGAACCCGCACCCACACCCACACCCACTCCCACTCCCACTCCCGCACCCACACCCACACCCACACCCACACCCGCACCCACACCCACACCCACTCCCACACCCACACCCACACCCACTCCCACTCCCACTCCCACTCCCACTCCAAGCGGGTTAACGGATATTGCGAATCACTGGGCAGGGGCGTTTATTCAGGGGATGGTGCAAAAATCTATGATTACGGGTTTTCCCGATGGGACGTTTAAGCCCGATGAGGGTTTAACTCGTGCTCAGTATGCGGCTATTTTGGCTAAGGCTTTTAATCGTAGTTTGATCCGGGAAGCAACGAATTTCCGGGATGTGGCGGCGACTTTTTGGGCGAAAGATGCGATCGCGAAAGCCAATCGTATGGGCTTTTTGTCCGGTTTCCCCGATGGCACTTTCCGACCCAATGATAAGTTAACCCGCGTGCAAGCATTGGTGGCATTAATTAATGGTTTGGGTTTAGTGGGCGGTAACTTGAATAATCTGGGATATTATCGCGATCGCGCCCAAATTCCCAGCTATGCCACCGATGAAATTGCCACTGCCACAGAAAAACAAATTGTGGTCAACTATCCCAACTTAACTCAACTCAACCCCATGCGGGAGATTACCCGGGCTGAAGTGGCGGCAATTGTTTACCAAGCCTTAGTTTCCCAAGGACAAGCCAGCGCCATTAACTCCAGTTATATTGTCAAAACCACCAGCATATTGCCCAGCTTGTTCAGTGATGTCAGGGGTCACTGGGCGGAACCGTTTATTATGGGTTTGTACAACAAAGGTTTAATCAACGGCTTACCCGATGGCACCTTCAACCCCGATGGTCTGATGACGCGGGTCAACTATGCTGCCTTAATTGCCAAAGCAATCAACCCGCCGGAAAAACGAGCCGGAGTTAACTTCCCGGATGTGCCACCGGATTTCTGGGGTTATGCAGCGATTCAAAAAGCCTACAAAGCGGGATTTCTTTCGGGTTTTCCTGACTATAGTTTCCGCCCCAATCAAAATATCCAACGAGTTCAAGTTTTGCTTTCTTTGGTAAATGGATTGGGTTTATCTGGGGGTGATGCTTCGGCCTTGAACAAATACACCGATAAAAATAGCATCCCAAATTATGCTCAAGGAATTGTGGCCACAGCAACCGTTAAAAGTTTAGTGGTAAATTATCCTAACAAAACGGAATTAAATCCTAATCGCGATGCTACTCGCGCTGAAGTTGCGGCAATGGTGTGTCAAGCTTTGGTTAATTCTGGCATTCTCACGGCGGTGAATTCTAACTATATTGTTTCCGCCTAG
- a CDS encoding S-layer homology domain-containing protein → MSTTNSSTGKDSDDNNQEISSDELTENPVSPSEPTATEEPTPSPDEPLQEPAADELTDNVTGEPVALAEPTPSPTPDPSEEEPASDELGDDVTGEPVASGEPKATEEPTPSPEAVIPSAEPSAEDELIDDVTGSPVASEEPKATEEPTPSPEAVIPSAEPSAEDELIDDVTGSPVASEEPKATEEPTPSPEAVIPSAEPSAEDELIDDVTGSPVASEEPKATEEPTPSPEAVIPSAEPSAEDELIDDVTGSPVASEEPKATEEPTPSPEAVIPSAEPSAEDELIDDVTGSPVASEEPKATEEPTPSPEAVIPLPELSPDNLTDDEGSALEPTPTPSPTPSPTPSPEQPLPLPQPSGITLTDIANHWASAFIQGMVEKSILTGFPDSTFKPDESLTRAQYAAILAKAFNRSDIREATNFRDVAATFWAKDAIAKANRMGFLSGFPDGTFRPNEKLTRVQALVALINGLGLVGGNLNILGYYGDRAQIPGYATDEIATATEKQIIVNYPNLTQLNPMREITRAEVAAIVYQALASQGEVSVINSSYIVKTTSVVSHPLSDINGHWAEPFIMGLYNNGLINGLPDGSFNPDGLMTRSQYASLIAKAINPPEKRAGINFPDVPPDFWGYAAIQKAYKAEFISGFTDYSFRPNQNIQRVQVLVSLVNGLGLSGGDISALKQYSDNNAIPDYAKSAVATATVKGLVVNYPNKAELNPNRDATRAEVAAIVYQALVNSGVLTAVNSNYIVSA, encoded by the coding sequence ATGTCTACAACTAATTCATCCACGGGCAAAGATTCTGATGATAATAATCAAGAAATTTCCTCTGATGAGTTAACGGAAAATCCGGTTTCCCCATCAGAACCAACAGCCACCGAGGAACCCACACCATCCCCAGACGAACCACTACAAGAACCAGCCGCCGATGAGTTGACCGATAATGTCACCGGGGAGCCGGTTGCTTTAGCGGAACCGACACCCAGCCCGACTCCAGACCCATCAGAGGAAGAACCAGCCTCAGATGAGTTGGGGGATGATGTCACCGGGGAGCCGGTTGCTTCAGGGGAACCAAAAGCTACTGAGGAACCCACCCCATCCCCAGAAGCGGTGATACCGTCAGCAGAACCTTCGGCAGAAGATGAGTTGATTGATGATGTCACCGGCTCCCCGGTTGCTTCAGAGGAACCAAAAGCCACTGAGGAACCCACCCCATCCCCAGAAGCGGTGATACCGTCAGCAGAACCTTCGGCAGAAGATGAGTTGATTGATGATGTCACCGGCTCCCCGGTTGCTTCAGAGGAACCAAAAGCCACTGAGGAACCCACCCCATCCCCAGAAGCGGTGATACCGTCAGCAGAACCTTCGGCAGAAGATGAGTTGATTGATGATGTCACCGGCTCCCCGGTTGCTTCAGAGGAACCAAAAGCCACTGAGGAACCCACCCCATCCCCAGAAGCGGTGATACCGTCAGCAGAACCTTCGGCAGAAGATGAGTTGATTGATGATGTGACCGGCTCCCCGGTTGCTTCAGAGGAACCAAAAGCCACTGAGGAACCCACCCCATCCCCAGAAGCGGTGATACCGTCAGCAGAACCTTCGGCAGAAGATGAGTTGATTGATGATGTCACCGGCTCCCCGGTTGCTTCAGAGGAACCAAAAGCCACTGAGGAACCCACCCCATCCCCAGAAGCGGTGATACCGTTACCAGAACTTTCCCCTGATAATTTGACGGATGATGAGGGTTCGGCATTAGAACCTACACCAACTCCATCCCCAACTCCATCCCCAACTCCATCCCCAGAACAACCGCTACCGTTACCGCAACCTTCTGGGATTACGTTGACGGATATTGCGAATCACTGGGCATCGGCATTTATTCAGGGGATGGTGGAAAAATCTATCCTTACGGGTTTCCCGGATAGTACATTTAAGCCTGATGAAAGCTTAACTCGCGCTCAGTATGCGGCTATTTTGGCTAAGGCTTTTAACCGCAGCGATATCCGGGAAGCTACAAATTTCCGGGATGTGGCGGCGACGTTTTGGGCGAAAGATGCGATCGCGAAAGCCAATCGTATGGGCTTTTTGTCCGGTTTCCCCGATGGTACTTTCCGACCCAACGAGAAGTTAACCCGCGTTCAAGCATTGGTGGCATTGATTAATGGTTTGGGTTTAGTGGGCGGTAACTTGAATATCCTGGGATACTATGGCGATCGCGCCCAAATTCCCGGCTATGCTACCGATGAAATTGCTACTGCCACGGAAAAACAAATCATCGTCAATTATCCCAACTTAACCCAGCTTAATCCTATGCGGGAGATTACCCGGGCTGAAGTGGCGGCAATTGTTTACCAAGCCCTTGCTTCCCAAGGAGAAGTCAGCGTCATTAACTCCAGCTACATTGTCAAAACCACCAGCGTAGTATCCCACCCATTGAGCGATATCAATGGTCACTGGGCAGAACCGTTTATTATGGGTCTGTACAATAATGGTTTAATTAACGGCTTGCCTGATGGTAGCTTTAACCCCGATGGCTTGATGACGCGATCGCAATATGCTTCCTTAATTGCCAAAGCGATTAACCCACCGGAAAAACGAGCAGGCATCAACTTCCCGGATGTGCCGCCAGATTTCTGGGGTTATGCGGCGATTCAAAAAGCCTATAAAGCGGAATTTATTTCTGGTTTTACCGATTATAGTTTCCGTCCCAATCAAAATATTCAACGAGTTCAAGTGTTGGTTTCTTTAGTGAATGGATTGGGTTTATCTGGGGGTGATATTTCAGCATTGAAGCAATATAGCGATAACAATGCTATCCCGGATTATGCGAAATCTGCGGTGGCGACGGCAACGGTCAAAGGTTTAGTGGTGAATTATCCCAACAAAGCCGAATTAAATCCTAATCGCGACGCTACTCGCGCTGAAGTTGCGGCAATTGTGTATCAAGCTTTGGTTAATTCTGGGGTTTTGACTGCGGTGAATTCTAATTATATTGTCTCCGCATAA